The sequence below is a genomic window from Deinococcus seoulensis.
CAATGATACTCGGACCGCAGGGTCCCGGAAAAGTCGGTCAGCGCGGGGGTTTTTCTTATACGCACCGCTGCCTACGGGCAGCGTCACGCGGGAGTAGCTCAGCTGGTAGAGCACTACCTTGCCAAGGTAGATGTCGCGAGTTCGAATCTCGTCTCCCGCTCCACAACCCCCCCCACACCCTTACCGGTGCTGGGGGTTTCTTGTTGTGTTCCCGATATCCAGGGCCGGGCCGGACGACGGCTGCCAGGTGGTGCATCCAGTTGAATCGAAGGGACAGATGGGTCTGTGTGGACGTTCTGCCCCCGGTGGATCAGGCAGAATGCCCGGTATGTTCGAGTTCGACGTTCAATACCGTGACGGGCGCGCGCGCGTGGCCCAACTGCACACGCCGCGCGGCACGGTTACCACACCCATGTTCATGCCGGTCGGCACGCAGGGCACCGTGAAAGGCGTCAGTCCGCAGGAACTGCTGGAGATCGGGTCGCAGATGATCCTGGGCAACACCTATCACCTGATGCTGCGGCCCGGTGAGGCCCTCGTGGAGGCGCACGGGGGCCTGCCGGGCTTCACGGCCTACCCTGGCCCCTTCCTGACCGACTCAGGCGGTTTCCAGGTGATGAGCCTGGGGCACATGCGCAAGATCACCGAGGAGGGTGTGACCTTCAAGAGTCACCTGGACGGCAGTCTGGTCAAGTTGACACCTGAACGCAGCATCGAGGTGCAGCAGGCACTGGGGGCGGACATCATCATGGCGTTCGACGAGTGCCCCCCCTACCCGGCCGAGCGGGAGTACATCCAGCGGAGCCTGGAACGCACGGAACGCTGGCTGGGCCGCAGCCTGAGCGCCAAAACGAACGATCATCAGGCGCTGTTCGCGATCGTGCAGGGAGGCGTCCATGAAGACCTGCGCCGCCAGAGCCTGGCGTTAACACTGCCGTACGACACGCCGGGCTTTGCCATCGGGGGACTGGCCGTCGGCGAACCGAAGGACCAGATGTACCCGGCGGTGGCCTTCACGGCCGCCCACCTGCCCGAGCACAAGCCGCGCTACCTGATGGGTGTGGGCCACCCGGAGGACCTGGTGGCGGGAATCGCGCTGGGTGTGGACATGTTCGACTGCGTGTACCCCACCCGCACGGGCCGCTTCGGGTACGCCCTGACTGACGATGGGCGACTGAACATGAATTCCAGTGCGCCCCGCCGCGAGCTGGTCCCCATGGACGCCGACTGCGACTGTTACGCCTGCCGCAACTACACACGCGCCTATCTCGCGCATCTGGTGAAGGCAGAGGAGATGCTGGCGCCCCGCATGCTGTCGCTGCATAACCTGCGGTACCTGCACCGACTGGTCGAGCGCGCCCGCGCCGCCATTGAAAGAGGTGAGTACCACGTGTGGGCCTCGGAATGGGCGGAACGTTACTTCAAAGGCCAGATTCCGGCCTGGTTCCAGCAGGCCATTGATACCGGAAGAAGCGCCACGCCCGACCCCGCCATCTGAGTGACCTGCCGCCCACCGGACCGCGCTGGCACGCCCTGAACCCTGACAGTCTTCTTACAGGATTCGGGGGGTCCGCGCGGCGGTTCAGGGTGACCGGTGACCTTCATACCTTCGTCAGAAATAGGCAATGTCGCGTAACAAGGGCATTTTATGAGGCTCTCAGGCTTGACCCGGTCTCTTTCATGCTTGTATCATCCGCCTGATCTGACAGTTCTCATCCGACAGGAAACGAGCGTCAGGTTGCGCGAGAGGGACACAGGACGGCGAACCACTCCGGGAGAGGAAACCCGGCAACTCGCCCCAACGTCAACTTCAGAGCCGGACGTGACTCCGACGCGCGACGACCTTTTGGGGGTTCATATGAAGAAAAGCCTGCTCGTTCTCACCGCTGCGCTGTCCTTTGGCGTTGCAGCCGCACAGACCGCGGCTCCTGCCAGCGCGCCCCAGGTGCCCGCACTGACCGACGTTCCCGCCGGTCACTGGGCCAAGGACGCCATCGACAAGCTGGTCAGCACCGGCATCATCCTGGGTTACCCCGACGGCACCTTCCGCGGCACCCAGAACCTGACCCGCTACGAAGCGGCCGTCATCATCGCCCGCCTGCTCGACCAGGTGAAGACCGGCGACGTCGTGGTCGGTGAAATCGACCCCGAAACCCTGACCGCGCTGCAGAACGCGATTCAGGAACTCGCCGCCGACCTCGCCGCCCTGGGCGTGCGCGTCAGCGACCTCGAAGAGAACGCTGTCAGCCGCGACGACTTCGCCCGCCTCGAAGACCGCGTCGAGCAGCTCGCGCTGGCCAACGGCGACCCCGAAGCCCTCGCCGGCCTGACCAGCCAGATCGACGAACTGACCGCCCGCGCCGACGACTACGACACCCTGCGTGCCGACGTCGACGACAACGCCAGCTCCATCGCCGCCCTGAACGACCTGACCGTCCTCCTGAACCAGGACATCCTGAACCTCCAGGACCGCGTCAGCGCCGTCGAAGCCGCCCAGGCCGACCTTGTCGCCCGCGCCGACTACGACAACCTCGCCGGCCGCGTCGGCGTCGTCGAGACGAAAGTCACCAGCCTCGACAACCGCGTCGCGCAGCTCGAGAAGTACGCCTTCAACATCACCCCCACCCTGTCCGCCACGTACTTCGTGGGCCGCGCGACCCGCGACATGGACGTCGACCGTCTGCTGCCCGGCACCATCTTCAGCACCGGTGACGACGGCGACGCCGACACGAGCGACACCGCTGTCGACTACACCGACTTCTCCGGCGACGCGATCGAGATCGTCGACGCCACGGCAGACAACTACTACGGCTTCTCCAGCGCCGGCAACCTGCCCAACAAGGCCGTGACTGCGGAAGGCAGCACCAGCATCAGCTTCGGCATTACCTTCGGCACCAGTGGCAAGCTGGATACCGTGACCAGCCAGGCCAACGGTTCTTACGTCAAGAGCGCCGGTAACCTGAACGTCAACAAGGTCGACGTGACCTTCGGCGTTCGTGCCGGTCTGCCCAGTGGCGCCATGATGCCTATCGTCGATGCTGACGGTGAACCCACCGGCGATTACCTGGGTGGATCCACCACCTACGACGGCAACACCTACAAGCCCCTGTACTTCTACTTCAAGAGCGCGACCGCCAACTTCACCGTCGGCAACGCGCCCGTCACGGTCACCTTCGGCAAGAACCTGAAGTTCAAGTTCGCTGACTACATCGGTGACAACGACGCCGTGGGCCGCGGCGACGGCTTCAACGTCGAGATCGACGGCAGCACCCTGCCCCTGATCGGTGCGTTCAAGCCCATGATCAACACTGTGTACGGCAGCAAGGGCGGCGCCAACGGCGACAACCTGTACTACCGTGGTGTGCGCGCCACCATCACCCCCATCGGCACCCTGAAAGCCGGTGTCCACGTTCTGCAGGAAGCCGCTGACGCGTTCGGCGGGAACCAGGCTACCCAGGATGTCACCGCCTACGGCGCCGACCTGCGCGGTCAGGTCGCTGGCTGGCAGCTGGAAAGCGAGTACGCGACCAGCACCATCGATCCGCTGAACGGTGACACGAAAACCCAGAGCGCCTTCTACGCCAAGACCAGCGGCAGCCTCGGCCCCGTCAAGGTCTACACCCTGAACTACCGCAGCGTCAGCGCTGGCTATAACGCCGAAGCCGGCATCATGGAGGCCGCTCCCAAGGCCACCAACAGCACCGCTCCGTACGGCGCTGGCCGCACCGGCTTCGGCGTGAAGGCCAAGGCCAGCCTGGGCCCCGTGTCCGTCGGCGGGTACGTGGACAACAGCGTCGCCTACGGCAACAGCCCCCTGAACACGAACAATGACGAAACGGCCGTCGTGGACCGTGGCGTGGCCGGCAAGGTCAGCCTGTTCAACTTCGTCACCGTGCGCGGCGGCTACTACGAGATGCTGACCGGTAAAACTTCCCCCCTCGCCGCTGACTTCGGTGGCCAGGACAGCGCCCGTTACGCCGTGCGTGGAGACGTCACCCCCGGCCTGGGCTTCAGCGTCGGTGGCTTCTACCGCAACGTGTCCAACGGTGCCGGTGTCCGTCAGAACAGCGACGGCGGCCTGTTCGCCAAGAGCACCTCGGCCGGCACCAACGAGTTCGGTCTGAACACCACCGAACTGGATTCCAACACCTGCGGCAGCACCTGCTACAGCGAATACGGCGCCGAGATCAAGCACGACGGCAAGGCCGCCGACGCCCTGGTCAAGGACCTCGACCTGACCTTCGGCTACGCTGCCCGCTACCGTGGCACGACCCTCGGCTACAGCAACAACGTGCTGTACGCCACCGCCAAGTACAACACCAAGCTGGGTATCGCCAACATCAACGTCGACGGCGGCGTGACCAACAGCACCTACGCTGCAGCCGACACCGCTCAGAACACCACCACCCTGAACGGCACGCTGGATGTCAAGACCGACACCCTGAACACCGTCTTCAAGCCCAGCCTCGAAGGCTACGTCAAGGCCTACAGCAAGACCTTCGGCACGGCGAACGCCAGTGGCGCCACCCAGTGGACCGCCAACGACGTGACCTACCGCGTCGGCGTGAAGCTCAACGAGTTCCTGCTCCCCAACACCAAACTGGCCGTGTACTACGCCGGTTACCAGGGCAAGAACCGCATCTACGTTCCTTACGCCGCAGCCACCGCTGCCGAGGGTGAGGACACGGCCGGCGACTACGACAACCAGAACCACGGCCGCACCGTCAGCCAGAGCCTGGTGTACGTGGAAGGTAACTACTACGACCTGAGCTTCGGCTACGGCTACGGTACCCTCAGCCTGGACGGCGCTCCCAAGCCCCAGAACGGCTCCGTCTTCAAGATCAACTACAAGGTCAACTTCTAAAGCCTGACCTGAATCCCGTCAGGGATTCACCTGAGAAGCCCCCGCCGCGTGCGGGGGTTTTTCCTGTCGGGTGCGGCGCTGGCTGTGCAGTCGGGTGCGGGGTGTGCCGTGCCGGTGAGCGGGTAGACTGAGGGTATGCTTGCTGTTTTTGGTCACCTGAACCCGGATACCGATGCCATCACGGCCGCGCTGGTGTACGCGCGCCTGCTTGCCCGTCAGGGAGTGGACGCGCAGGCGTTCCGTCTGGGCGAACTGAATTTCGAGACGGCGTTCGTGCTGCGTGAAGCGGGCGTGGACGCCCCTGCGCTATTGCCGGCGCTGGAGGCGGGCGCGGCGGTGGCGCTGGTGGATCACAACGAGAGTGCGCAGTCCGCGCCGAACCTCGCGGAGTTGAACGTGACGCGCGTCGTGGATCACCACAAGCTGGGTGACCTGAGCACCGCGCAGCCGCCCTACCTGCGCTTCGAGCCGGTGGGCTGCACCGGGACGATCCTGCTGAAACTGCACCGTGAGGCGGGCCTGAGCGTGGAGCCGCTGGACGCCCGGTTGATGCTGAGCGCGGTTCTGAGCGACACGCTGCACTTCCGCAGCCCGACGACCACCCAGGAGGACCGTGACGCGGTGGCGTTCCTGGCGCCAGTGGCGGGCATCGAGGACGTGGAGGCCTACGCCCTGGCCATGTTCGCCGCCAAGAGCGACCTGGGTGACACGCCGGCCGAGGCGCTGCTGCGCATGGATTACAAGGTGTTCCCGTTCGGTGATGTGGCCGCGCCGCAGCAGTGGGGGATCGGTGTGATCGAGACGACGAACCCGGCGTACGTGTTCGGTCGTCAGGCCGAGCTGCTGGCCGCCATGGCGGACGTGAAGGCCGCCGACGGACTGGCGGGCGTGCTGCTGAGCGTTGTGGATATCCTGAACGAGACGAACCGCACGCTGGTGCTGGGTGACGCGGAAGCGCAGGTGCTGAGTGGCGCGTTCGGCGTGAGTGTGGACGGGCCGGTCGCGGACCTGGGCGCGCGGATCAGCCGCAAGAAGCAGATCGTGCCGACACTCGAAGCGTACTTCGCGCCCCAGGGCTAATACGGATTCCGTTTGTTTCGTTGACAACCCGGGAGGCCGCCGGGTTGCCAACTCCACGTCCGGAACACGCCCAGCTCCCACTCGCATCCGTTCGGATTGAACGGCTTTATAAGCCATTTAATCGGAGTCCGTATAAGGCGGCGGGGCCGGTGGGGAGGGGTTCAGGTGCCACGGGCCTGCACGCCTCCCCGCTGCCGTGACGGGGTGCGCGGCCTATGCTGGGCGGATGAGTGCAGGACGTGACGGCAGTGCAGACGTGAGGGTTCAGGCGTGGCAGGCGGAACTGGAGTGGCTGTTCGCCCGGCAGCGGTTCGGGGTGCATCCGGGCCTGGGGCGGGTGCGGGCGCTGCTGGCGCGGCTGGGTGACCCGCAGCGGGCGTTCCGGACGGTGCTGGTGGGCGGCACGAACGGCAAGGGGTCCACGGCCGCCACGCTGGCCGCCATGCTGCGCGCGGGGGGGGTGCGGGCGGGCCTGTTCACCAGTCCGCACCTGACGCGGTTCACGGAACGGTTCGTGGTAGGCGGGCAGGAACTGCCGGAAGGGGTGGTCGCGGCGGCGCTGGCCCGCGTGCGCCCGGAGGCCGAGGTGGTCGGGGCGTCGTTCTTCGAGATCGTGACGGCGCTGGGTGCCCTGCTGTTTGCAGAGGCGGGCGTGCAGGTGGCCGTGATGGAGGTGGGGCTGGGCGGCCGCCTGGATTCCACGAACGCGCTGGACCCGGAGCTGAGTGTCGTGACGAACGTGGCGCTGGACCACACGGAGTTCCTGGGGGACACGCTGGAGGCCATTGCAGGGGAGAAGGCCGGGATTCTGCGGGCGGGCCGTCCGGCGGTGGTGGGTGTCGCGCCGCAGGTGCAGGCCATCTTTGCGGCGCGGGGCGCGGACCTGTGGGCGCTGGACGATCACCTGACCGGCACGGAGCTGCGCGGCTGGCAGGGGGCGCAGGTGACGTTGCGCGGCCCCGCTGGCCCCCTGACCCTGCACACACCGCTGCTGGGGCTGCATGGGGCCCGTAACGCGACCCTGGCGGCCCTGGCGGCCCTGCGGCTGGGCCTGCCCGCAGAGGCCGTGACGCGCGGGGCGGCCGCCGCGCAGTGGCCGGGGCGGCTGGAGGCCATTCCCTGGCAGGGTGGGCGGGTGCTGCTGGACGGCGCGCACAACCCGGACGGCGCACTGGCACTGGCCGCCGCACTGAGAGAGCTGGGTGTCGGGCCGCTGCCGCTGGTGTTCGGCGCGGCGGGCGACAAGGACATCAGCGGGGTGGCGGCGGCACTGCGCTCCTGCGCGTCCGAGGTGATCCTGACCCGCGCGGCCCTGAGCCCACGGGCGGCCGATCCGCAGGCACTGGCGCCCCTGTTCGCGGGGCTGCCGGTCACGGTGACGGACTCCCCGGCGGCGGCCCTGGACGCACTGGCGGCCCGGCAGGCGCCGCTGGCGCTGGTGTGCGGCAGCCTCTACCTGCTGGGCGAGGTGCGGCCCCTGCTGCTGGGTGAGACCGCCGAGGCCCGCGAGCGCTGGCAGTAGCAGCGGCGCCCGGCTGCTCCGCCAGATGGCCTAGGCGTGCCGGGCAGCGGTACCCTGGAGGTCATGACCACGCCTGACCAGACGGCCACCGATGCGCCCCTCACTCCGCCGGTCCACCCGACCATGCAGGCGCTCCGGCGCCGCCTGGGTCAGGTCAGCGACCTGAACGCCGCCGCCAGCCTGCTCTCCTGGGAGCAGGAGACCTTCATGCCCGAGGAGGCCGCCCCGGTACGCGGGCAGCAACTGGCGACCCTGGCGGGCCTGTCGCACGAACTGTTCACCGCACCAGATACGGGCGACCTGCTGACGGCCGCGCAGGCACAGGACGACACGGACCGCGCCGTGGTGCGCGTGGCCCGCCGCGATCACGCCAGGGCCACCCGCCTGCCCACCGCGTTCGTCGAGGAGCAGACCCGCGCGCAGAACGAGGCGCACCACGCCTGGATCGAGGCCCGCCGCCACAGTGATTTCGGGACGTTCGCGCCGCACCTGGAACGCATGATGGACCTCGCGCGCCGCCAGGCGGACCTGGTGGGGTTCGACGAGCATCCCTACGACGCCCTGATCGACGATTACGAGCCGGGCATGCGCGCCTCGCAGGTGCGGGCGGTGTTCGCGGACCTGCGCGACCGCACGCTGCCGCTGCTGGAGCGAATCCGCGCGGCCGGGGACGCCGCCGACTACAGTGTCCTGACCCGCCCGTTCCCCCCGCAGGCTCAGAAGGACTTCGCGTGGCGCGTGGCAGGCGAGGCGTTCGGCCTGCAGGGCAGTTTCGCGCGGCAGGACGAGAGCGCACACCCGTTCCAGTCGAACTTCAGCCGCAGCGACATCCGCATCACGACCCGCGTGGAGCCGTACTGGCCTGCCTGCCTGTTCGGTACCTGGCACGAGACCGGGCACGCCATGTACGAGCGGGGCGTGAGTGAACGCTGGGCGCGCACGCCGGTGTCGGCCGGGGCGAGCCTGGGCGTGCACGAGAGCCAGTCGCGGATGTTCGAGAACCTGCTGGCCCGCAGCCTCCCGTTCTGGGAGCGGTACTTCCCGCAGTTGCAGCAGGCCGCGCCCGCCGTGACCGAAGGTCTGGACGCCGGCGCCCTGTACCGCGCCGTGAACCGCGTGAACCCCAGCCTGATCCGCGTGGAGGCCGACGAGGTCACGTACAACTTCCACGTGATGCTGCGCTTCGAGCTGGAACTGGCACTGCTGGAAGGCAGTCTGGCCGTGCGGGACCTGCCGGACGCCTGGAACGAGAAGATGCAGGCGTACCTGGGCCTGACCCCGCCGGACGACGCGCGCGGCGTGTTGCAGGACATTCACTGGTCGGCCGGGCTGATCGGGTACTTCCCGACGTACACGCTGGGGAACCTGCTGAGCGTGCAACTGCTGGAGGCCGCGCAGCGCGACCCGGCCGTGGCGCAGGGGGTGGCCGCCGCCGAGTACGGCCCGCTGCGCGCCTGGCTGGTCGAGCATGTGCACCAGCACGGGCGCAGCCTGACGCCCGCCGAACTGACCGTGCAGGCCACCGGGCAGGCCCTGAGCGCCGACCCGTACGTGGCGTACCTGCACCGCAAGTACGGCGAGATCTACAGCCTGGACTGACAGCAACGTGAAAGGCCCCCGGTGCCGTTCACGCCGGGGGCCTTCTTGTGCCTTCTGGGTGGGTCAGCTGGCCTGCCGGCGTTCGGCGCGGGTGATCAGGTAGGCGCGTGCGGAGTTCAGCCATTTCTGCGCGAGGTCGCTGTGCGGGTGCCCGCGTTCACGCATGGCGCGTACGCCCTGCTGTAACTGCCGTTCCATGCGGCGCACGGCGACCAATCCGCCCTCGTTTTCCAGTTCGATGAAGGTGTTCAGCAGCGTGGTGGGGTGGGCGTGACCCAGGCGGATGCTTTCGGTGATGGTGTCCAGTGAGCGCATGGGAGGGCACTCCTTCCCGCCCGGTGGGCGGCGAGGTCGGTGGGGCCGTGAAGCGGTGGGGACTGTTAGGTGCGCTGGGAGCCGTTCGAACAGGTGTTCTGCTGGGGACGAATCCTTGGTCTGATTACGATCTTGGCAGATTGTAGCAGGAACGCATCAGGGGAGGCAAGAAGCTGTGCCGCGTATTCTGTATTGACCGTACCGACGGGCGGTGTTACACTCCAACCAAGGCTGCCCCATTCTGCCCACAGGCAAACCCCGCCCGTGACCGGATACACAGCCCCAGGCGGCACGCGCCCCCGAGTCGGCACCCACCCGTGCCCGACCCCCGGCGTGAGGCCACGCCGCAGCCAAGGAGGTGAACAATGAAACTGCACGAAAGACTCCGCGAACTGCGCAGCGAACGCGGGCTGCGGCTCAAGGACGTCGCCGAGATCGCCGGGATCAGCGTCCCGTACCTCAGCGACCTTGAACGTGGCCGCACCAACCCCAGCCTGGAAACCCTCCAGACCCTGGCCGGCGCGTACGCCATCACCGTTCACGACCTGCTCGAGGGCGTCGAATTCTACGGCGCGTCCACCGAGGGCGCCCTGCCCAAGGGCCTCGCCGACCTGGTCGCCGACCCAACCCTGGGACCGCAGATCACGCCCGACTGGGTCCGCACGCTGTCCCGCATCGAACTGCGCGGTAAACGCCCCCGCGACAAGCAGGACTGGTACGAGATCTACCTGCACCTCAAACGCATCCTGAACTGACGTTCAGTGCCAATGCCGCACGACAGGAACCGGAGCCTCACTGAGCTCCGGTTCTGTCGTCCTGCCCCGCACGGCAGCCCTGATCAGGCGGCCTGCGCCACTTCCAGCAGTTCCGGTCGTCCACGGGTCAGGAGCAGGGTCCCTGCGCCCCACGCTCCGCCCACCAGCGCGAGGGCGAAGGCCAGTGGCGGCGCACTCAGGGTGGCTGCCACAGCGCTCAGGCCGATCAGGGCGCCCACCGCGTCCGGCACCGGCAGTCGCACCCGCAGCGCCAGGGCGCGGCCCACGTCGTACGCGCTGACGCTCAGGCCCAGCGCGATCAGCAGCGCCGTCAGTGCCAGCGCGATCAGGGCCGGTCCCAGCAGGCCCGCCAGGGTCAGCCCGCAGGCCGGTCCCAGCAGCGCCGCGAGGGCCAGCACGCCCAGCGCCAGCGTCCGGACCGGCGCGTGCCGCTGCCGCCGCGCCAGCATCGGCGCCAACCCCGACACGAACAGCAGCAGCAGCGCCCCGCCGGTCAGGGTCACGAACACCTGCGGCCACGCCGCGCTGCCCAGCCACCCCAGCACCGGACGGAACGCGGCGGCCGTCACGGCGGCCAGCCCCTGCGGCGCGCCCGTCTGCAGTGCGGCCCGGTCGTCCGGCGCGTGCCCCAGCAGGGCGTTCACGCGCCCACTGACCTGCGCGCCGGCGTCACGGTGCACGTCGCCCAGCAGCGCGATCACCTCACCCTGCACCTGCGCGCCGGGCCGCAGGTACACGCTGCCACCCACGTTGATCACGTTCCCGCGTACCGGTCCACTGACCTGCAGGTCCTGACCGAAGGTCACATTGCCGTGGCTGACCACCCCGTACAGGGCCGGCAGGGTCAGCGCGGCACTCAGCGTGAATGCCCCGGCGCCCAGCCGCTGCGTGAGCGGGCCGGGCCGCCAGCTGACCAGCGCGCTCGTGACCAGCAGCAGCGCCAGTCCCGCCACCGCCACCGGCGACACCTGCGCCAGCAGTGCCTGCGCGACCACCGCGCCCGCCGCGAGGTTCGGCCAGACGCTGGTCACGCCCATCAGGGTCAGGGCGACCATCAGCGACACCACCATGAACAGCGGGGCCGGATTGTGCCGCAGCGGCCGGTCCGGCGGGTTGAACGGCTCGGGCCGCAACGCGGCGGACCCAGATGCGGCGGACCCAGACGCGACGGCCCCCAATGCGGTTGCCCCGGAGGTTGCACCCAATGAGGTCGCGCTGCCGACGCTCTGCGCGCCAGGGTGGGCGGCAGGGAAGGGGAGAGGCGCACTTGCCCCCGCCCCGGTCTGGATGCTCTGTGGGCCGCCGGACGCAGCCTCACGGGCAATCCGGGCGGCCAGCTGCGCCGCCATGCTCCCCGCGCCGTCCGGGACAGGCCGGGGAGGCACGCTGCCGAGACGCACGGAACTGCTCACCTCGCCCGCCACCAGCGCCGCCACACTGACCGGCAGGGGCGGCACCGGCGCCAGCGCCGACCGAAGCGACACGTCCCGCCCCACGGCCGCCGCCACGCTCATCCCTGCCGGCAGCGGGGGAGGAGTCAGGCGCCGGTTCAGACTGACGCCGGTCGCCACGGCCTGCGCCACCGAGGCAGGCAGGTCCGGTGCAGGCGCGGCCAGCCACACGCTCCCCTGAATCTCACTGACCACCAGCGCCGCCACACTGACCGGCAGCACCGGGGGCGGCAGGGACTGCACCAGCGTCACGCCGCGCGCCAGTTGCCGCCGCCACGCCCTGACCGGCGGGCCGGACGGATCGTTCTCCAGGCGCGCCAGCACGCCCTGACCGGCCGCGTCCAGGGTGCCGTCGGCCTCCTGGTGCAGCAGGTCCAGCCACGCCCGGTGCGCGTCGGCCGAAGCTGGATTGTGACGTTCTGCGCCCATACGTTCCCTTTACGTTGAACAGCCCCGCCGGGTTCCCGGACCTTCCTGCGGCCCGGCCGGCAGTCCCCCCGCCTCAGCTCACCCGGTCCGGCGCCACGAAATCGCCGCTCTTGCCGCCCGACTTGCTCAGCAGGCGCACGCCCGTGATCTCGATGGCCTTGCTGGCCGCCTTGAGCATGTCATACACGTTCAGCGCCGCGACCGTCACGGCCGTCAGGGCCTCCATCTCCACCCCGGTCGGCGCGGTCGTCCGGACGGTCGCCCGTACCCGCACGCCCGCCTCCTCCAGCGTCACCTGCACGTCCGCGCCCGTCACCGGAATCGGGTGGCACAGCGTCACCAGGTCCGCCGTGCGTTTACTGCCCGCCAGTCCGGCCAGCCGCGCCACGATCAGCGGGTCACCCTTGGGATTCGTGCCAGCCTCCAGCGCCGCGCGGGCCTCCGGCGGCAGGCGCACCCACGCCTCGGCACTCGCCTCGCGCGACGTGGCGACCTTACCGGTCACGTCCACCATGCGCGGCAACCCGTCACGGAAATGCGTCAGTTCCGGCGCGCTCACCTCACTCCTCCGGCAGCTTCAGGTCCGCCAGGGACGCGAACGGATTCTGCTTGGCGTGCAGCGACCCCACCGGCGTTCCCAGGTCGTCGTCGATCTCCTCGACCGGCACCTGCGCCATGTGCTCGCACGGCCCCTCGTTCAGGTCGTGCCCGCACACCTGACACAGGCCCCGGCAGGCCTCGTCGTGCAGCACGCTCAGCGGCGCGCCCAGCAGCGTCGTCTCCGCGAGGTAGGCACTCAGGTCCAGGTCCGGATCGCCGAACACCAGCATCTCCTCGCCCGTCTCGGCCTCCTCCAGGAACGGTGCGTCCACCGACGGGTCGTACCGCAGCAGCGTGCCCAGCGTGATCTCCAGCGGCACATGCACTTCCCGCAGGCAGCGGGCGCACTCCATGACCAGCACCGGCTCGAACGTGCCCTGCAGGTACATCTCATTGCTGCCCAGAGCGTTGACATCCACCTCGAACGGCGCGGGCTCCGCGAAACGCAGCGTGTGCTGCGCGCGGCCCTGCTCGTACTGGAGGTGATCAAGGTTGCCTTCCACGTGCGCGTCCTCGGTGGAGGAACGCAGCAGGGAACCCAGGTGAATACGAGGTGAATCCGTCATACCCACATGATAGGCCCGCCGGGCTGACAGAACCCTGCCGCCACACCCAAAGTGCCCCGGCCGCCACACCCGGAGTGCCCTGCGCAGATCAGGCCAGCCCAGACCGGCCCAGACCCGGCCAGTTCAGATCAGTTCAGGCCAGTTCGACCACGCTCGCGTCACTGATGGTCAGCTTGTGCGTGCGCGGCACCGTCCGCCCACCCCGCACCTGCGCCCGCACACC
It includes:
- the tgt gene encoding tRNA guanosine(34) transglycosylase Tgt, whose protein sequence is MFEFDVQYRDGRARVAQLHTPRGTVTTPMFMPVGTQGTVKGVSPQELLEIGSQMILGNTYHLMLRPGEALVEAHGGLPGFTAYPGPFLTDSGGFQVMSLGHMRKITEEGVTFKSHLDGSLVKLTPERSIEVQQALGADIIMAFDECPPYPAEREYIQRSLERTERWLGRSLSAKTNDHQALFAIVQGGVHEDLRRQSLALTLPYDTPGFAIGGLAVGEPKDQMYPAVAFTAAHLPEHKPRYLMGVGHPEDLVAGIALGVDMFDCVYPTRTGRFGYALTDDGRLNMNSSAPRRELVPMDADCDCYACRNYTRAYLAHLVKAEEMLAPRMLSLHNLRYLHRLVERARAAIERGEYHVWASEWAERYFKGQIPAWFQQAIDTGRSATPDPAI
- a CDS encoding S-layer homology domain-containing protein; protein product: MKKSLLVLTAALSFGVAAAQTAAPASAPQVPALTDVPAGHWAKDAIDKLVSTGIILGYPDGTFRGTQNLTRYEAAVIIARLLDQVKTGDVVVGEIDPETLTALQNAIQELAADLAALGVRVSDLEENAVSRDDFARLEDRVEQLALANGDPEALAGLTSQIDELTARADDYDTLRADVDDNASSIAALNDLTVLLNQDILNLQDRVSAVEAAQADLVARADYDNLAGRVGVVETKVTSLDNRVAQLEKYAFNITPTLSATYFVGRATRDMDVDRLLPGTIFSTGDDGDADTSDTAVDYTDFSGDAIEIVDATADNYYGFSSAGNLPNKAVTAEGSTSISFGITFGTSGKLDTVTSQANGSYVKSAGNLNVNKVDVTFGVRAGLPSGAMMPIVDADGEPTGDYLGGSTTYDGNTYKPLYFYFKSATANFTVGNAPVTVTFGKNLKFKFADYIGDNDAVGRGDGFNVEIDGSTLPLIGAFKPMINTVYGSKGGANGDNLYYRGVRATITPIGTLKAGVHVLQEAADAFGGNQATQDVTAYGADLRGQVAGWQLESEYATSTIDPLNGDTKTQSAFYAKTSGSLGPVKVYTLNYRSVSAGYNAEAGIMEAAPKATNSTAPYGAGRTGFGVKAKASLGPVSVGGYVDNSVAYGNSPLNTNNDETAVVDRGVAGKVSLFNFVTVRGGYYEMLTGKTSPLAADFGGQDSARYAVRGDVTPGLGFSVGGFYRNVSNGAGVRQNSDGGLFAKSTSAGTNEFGLNTTELDSNTCGSTCYSEYGAEIKHDGKAADALVKDLDLTFGYAARYRGTTLGYSNNVLYATAKYNTKLGIANINVDGGVTNSTYAAADTAQNTTTLNGTLDVKTDTLNTVFKPSLEGYVKAYSKTFGTANASGATQWTANDVTYRVGVKLNEFLLPNTKLAVYYAGYQGKNRIYVPYAAATAAEGEDTAGDYDNQNHGRTVSQSLVYVEGNYYDLSFGYGYGTLSLDGAPKPQNGSVFKINYKVNF
- a CDS encoding manganese-dependent inorganic pyrophosphatase — encoded protein: MLAVFGHLNPDTDAITAALVYARLLARQGVDAQAFRLGELNFETAFVLREAGVDAPALLPALEAGAAVALVDHNESAQSAPNLAELNVTRVVDHHKLGDLSTAQPPYLRFEPVGCTGTILLKLHREAGLSVEPLDARLMLSAVLSDTLHFRSPTTTQEDRDAVAFLAPVAGIEDVEAYALAMFAAKSDLGDTPAEALLRMDYKVFPFGDVAAPQQWGIGVIETTNPAYVFGRQAELLAAMADVKAADGLAGVLLSVVDILNETNRTLVLGDAEAQVLSGAFGVSVDGPVADLGARISRKKQIVPTLEAYFAPQG
- a CDS encoding bifunctional folylpolyglutamate synthase/dihydrofolate synthase, with protein sequence MSAGRDGSADVRVQAWQAELEWLFARQRFGVHPGLGRVRALLARLGDPQRAFRTVLVGGTNGKGSTAATLAAMLRAGGVRAGLFTSPHLTRFTERFVVGGQELPEGVVAAALARVRPEAEVVGASFFEIVTALGALLFAEAGVQVAVMEVGLGGRLDSTNALDPELSVVTNVALDHTEFLGDTLEAIAGEKAGILRAGRPAVVGVAPQVQAIFAARGADLWALDDHLTGTELRGWQGAQVTLRGPAGPLTLHTPLLGLHGARNATLAALAALRLGLPAEAVTRGAAAAQWPGRLEAIPWQGGRVLLDGAHNPDGALALAAALRELGVGPLPLVFGAAGDKDISGVAAALRSCASEVILTRAALSPRAADPQALAPLFAGLPVTVTDSPAAALDALAARQAPLALVCGSLYLLGEVRPLLLGETAEARERWQ